The following proteins come from a genomic window of Lycium ferocissimum isolate CSIRO_LF1 chromosome 4, AGI_CSIRO_Lferr_CH_V1, whole genome shotgun sequence:
- the LOC132053522 gene encoding ubiquitin-conjugating enzyme E2 28-like produces the protein MASKRILKELKDLQKDPPTSCSAGPVGEDMFHWQATIMGPPDSPYAGGVFLVTIHFPPDYPFKPPKVAFRTKVFHPNINSNGSICLDILKEQWSPALTVSKVLLSICSLLTDPNPDDPLVPEIAHMYKTDRAKYESTARSWTQKYSMG, from the exons ATGGCTTCGAAACGCatattgaaagagttgaaggacctCCAGAAAGATCCTCCTACCTCTTGCAGCGCCG GCCCTGTCGGAGAGGACATGTTTCACTGGCAAGCTACAATAATGGGCCCTCCAGATAGTCCGTACGCGGGGGGTGTATTTTTAGTCACTATTCATTTTCCTCCAGATTATCCATTTAAACCTCCTAAG GTTGCCTTTAGGACAAAAGTTTTCCATCCAAATATTAATAGCAATGGCAGTATATGCTTGGACATATTGAAGGAGCAGTGGAGCCCTGCCTTGACTGTTTCCAAG GTTTTGCTTTCAATCTGCTCACTCTTGACGGATCCAAACCCTGATGACCCCCTGGTACCTGAGATTGCTCATATGTACAAAACAGACAGGGCTAAATACGAATCAACTGCCCGGAGTTGGACCCAGAAGTACTCCATGGGTTAA
- the LOC132054188 gene encoding uncharacterized protein LOC132054188 has translation MALVNNLFDGRGYQEWKRSILLALSAKNKLGFITGPQAIQPYSNSANWQSWSRCNDMVTAWLLNSLTKEVADSVMYSSTAKELWMSLEHRFGQTNGAKFFHLKKELSRLTQGNNNIDGYFTKLKKLWDELDSLNFTTKCTCACVCEVKHKLEKSMQDERLMEFLMGLNDTYAQARGNILMINPLPDIDHAYSLILHDENQRETYMTPLTPSDSSSFMVSNVNQYKGSQVIKQNQRSAGPSYRSGNSYPRMNAPPQSQRFQKQYQFKNFKGKRSKYNPNVSCSHCGKTGHTIDDYHRLHGYPEDF, from the coding sequence ATGGCGTTGGTCAACAACCTCTTTGATGGAAGAGGATATCAAGAATGGAAAAGGTCCATTCTGCTTGCTCTATCTGCAAAAAACAAGTTGGGGTTCATCACTGGACCTCAAGCCATACAACCATATTCAAATTCTGCAAATTGGCAGTCTTGGAGCAGATGCAATGACATGGTCACTGCTTGGCTCTTAAATTCACTAACGAAGGAAGTGGCTGATAGTGTGATGTATTCAAGCACAGCAAAAGAACTTTGGATGAGCTTGGAACACAGATTTGGACAAACTAATGGTGCCAAGTTCTTTCACCTGAAAAAGGAACTTAGTAGGTTAACACAAGGAAATAACAACATTGATGGATATTTCACCAAGCTCAAAAAGTTATGGGATGAGCTTGATTCATTAAATTTCACTACTAAGTGCACATGTGCTTGTGTTTGTGAAGTAAAGCACAAGTTAGAGAAGTCTATGCAAGATGAGAGACTTATGGAATTTCTTATGGGGCTAAATGACACATATGCACAAGCAAGGGGAAATATTTTGATGATCAATCCCTTGCCAGACATTGACCATGCTTATTCTTTGATTCTGCATGATGAGAACCAGAGGGAAACCTATATGACTCCTCTTACACCCTCTGATTCTTCTTCATTCATGGTGAGTAATGTGAATCAGTACAAGGGTTCTCAGGTTatcaaacaaaatcaaaggtctgCAGGACCTTCATACAGATCTGGGAACTCATATCCCAGGATGAATGCTCCACCACAATCACAAAGGTTTCAAAAGCAATATCAGTTTAAGAATTTTAAAGGGAAGAGATCAAAGTACAATCCAAATGTATCATGCAGTCATTGTGGAAAAACAGGACACACCATAGATGACTATCACAGACTACATGGATATCCTGAAGATTTTTAA